In Synechococcus sp. CC9616, the following are encoded in one genomic region:
- a CDS encoding NADH-quinone oxidoreductase subunit M — protein sequence MLLSLLLLIPFSGALALILWPGELNHGRLRIGSIVILAIQCLASFALLFRFDPADSGLQLVEQARWVHSIGLDYALAVDGLSLPLVLMNGVLCLVAAIASRSIENRPRIYYALLLVISGAVNGAFLAQNLLLFFLFYELELIPLWLLIAVWGGSNRAYAATKFLIVTAVSGVLILAAFLGLAFVTGTMDFSLRPVLSGELGMVSQLILMGALLIGFGIKIPLFPFHTWLPDAHTEASTPVSVLLAGVLLKLGTYGLLRFCLGLFPEAWHVASPWLAGWAAISVLYGSLAAIAQTDMKRMVAYSSVGHMGYVLLAAAAATPLGLMGALFQMVSHGLISGVLFLVVGVVYARTGTRDLNVLRGLLNPQRGLPLTGSLMIIGVMASAGIPGMAGFISEFLIFRGSLQPFPVATLLSMVGSGLTAVYFLLLVNRAFFGRLAIAAGEVVNPRILQIVPLREQLPAIALTLGVLALGLVPELLSGLSESATTGLSQLSEALS from the coding sequence ATGCTGCTTTCCTTACTGCTTCTGATTCCTTTCTCCGGTGCCCTGGCGCTGATCCTCTGGCCCGGTGAGTTGAACCACGGCCGATTGCGGATCGGGTCAATCGTGATTCTGGCGATTCAGTGCCTGGCCAGTTTTGCGTTGCTGTTTCGTTTTGATCCAGCCGATTCAGGGCTGCAACTGGTGGAACAGGCGCGTTGGGTTCATTCCATCGGACTGGATTACGCCCTGGCGGTGGATGGATTGTCCCTGCCGCTCGTTCTGATGAATGGGGTTCTTTGTCTGGTTGCGGCGATTGCTTCCCGTTCCATCGAAAACCGTCCCCGGATCTATTACGCCCTCCTTCTGGTGATCAGCGGCGCGGTGAATGGCGCATTCCTGGCGCAGAACCTGTTGCTGTTTTTCCTGTTCTATGAGCTGGAACTGATTCCCCTATGGCTGCTGATTGCTGTCTGGGGTGGCAGCAACAGAGCCTATGCGGCTACCAAGTTTTTGATCGTGACTGCGGTTTCGGGGGTTTTGATCCTCGCCGCGTTCCTTGGCCTGGCCTTCGTGACTGGAACGATGGATTTCAGCCTGCGGCCGGTGTTGAGCGGTGAGCTCGGCATGGTCAGTCAGCTGATTCTGATGGGGGCTCTGCTGATTGGTTTCGGCATCAAGATTCCGCTGTTTCCCTTCCATACCTGGTTGCCCGATGCCCACACAGAAGCCTCAACGCCGGTGTCCGTTCTGCTGGCTGGTGTGCTGCTCAAGCTAGGCACCTACGGCTTGCTGCGTTTCTGCCTTGGTCTTTTCCCTGAGGCATGGCATGTCGCCTCACCCTGGCTGGCTGGCTGGGCAGCGATTTCTGTTTTGTATGGGTCCCTTGCAGCCATTGCCCAGACAGACATGAAACGGATGGTGGCCTACAGCTCGGTGGGCCATATGGGCTATGTGCTGCTGGCTGCCGCGGCGGCCACTCCTCTCGGGCTGATGGGGGCTCTGTTTCAAATGGTCAGCCATGGCCTGATCTCGGGTGTTCTTTTTCTGGTTGTCGGTGTGGTGTATGCCCGCACCGGCACAAGAGATCTGAATGTGCTGCGTGGACTGCTCAATCCCCAGCGTGGCCTCCCTCTGACGGGGTCTTTGATGATCATCGGTGTGATGGCCAGTGCCGGTATCCCAGGGATGGCCGGCTTCATCTCCGAGTTCCTGATTTTCCGCGGCAGTCTGCAGCCGTTCCCCGTGGCCACGTTGCTCTCGATGGTGGGGTCTGGACTCACAGCGGTTTATTTCCTCCTCCTGGTGAATCGTGCCTTCTTCGGACGCTTGGCCATCGCCGCCGGCGAAGTGGTGAATCCCCGTATTCTTCAGATCGTTCCATTGCGGGAGCAGTTGCCTGCCATTGCTCTCACCCTTGGAGTTCTGGCGCTTGGCTTGGTGCCGGAACTGCTGTCCGGACTCAGCGAATCAGCCACCACGGGTCTGAGCCAGTTGAGTGAGGCACTGTCATGA
- a CDS encoding cadherin repeat domain-containing protein produces the protein MKFTAKLKGFQSYTDLEAKLTNKSGKKVIGIVSEEDEFDGKFVFKFSKKDLPGKKKNKKSNLKLTIESLNTANETNLTSANVDFTFDPIKQSDRFKISRSKNKSSKSFSVLGESIAQPTDPDTTPPAFTSASKVDSVKEGTPQETVIYTAEATDASTPITYSLSGNDAADFKIDPQTGIITTKTDLNHSEKNNYDFNVVATDSEGNSATLNLSLGILPGGISVSKVAGKDLLPDNPLTEFSDTINCPIGSLELNSIIQDGSTKDKDIATIDSDSRANLEDIIPRTLFTNIEEFQIKADSDESIEISLKSIVKGSSLKVEEGSTFKAATKFTDWHQSAITDFDFSGITSIFGIRLLNADSGTPESKSTLRLVGSAGPDTIEGLAGDAEIFGNLGADILTGSTGGKSTITGGAGLDIINFPKTNIQNTINLTRQTTSDSLDTVTGFIGANNATKANGSFDVIQVNDGSFPNYEAGAAIQQKTVTEAGAASSLKNTVIVDTEARIKAQIFPNELTGLLAFATDTRTLHFAPTGNFPANTQDLLQLDTDVFSASDQIAVVSGEAA, from the coding sequence ATGAAGTTCACTGCAAAACTCAAAGGTTTTCAGAGCTACACCGACCTCGAAGCGAAGCTCACCAACAAATCAGGCAAAAAAGTAATCGGAATAGTCTCGGAAGAAGACGAGTTTGACGGAAAATTTGTTTTTAAATTCAGCAAAAAAGACCTGCCAGGCAAGAAAAAAAATAAAAAGAGCAATCTCAAACTAACCATCGAAAGCCTTAACACGGCCAACGAGACCAATCTCACCTCTGCGAATGTAGACTTCACATTCGACCCGATCAAGCAATCGGACAGGTTCAAGATCTCCAGAAGCAAGAATAAATCATCCAAATCCTTCTCAGTCTTAGGGGAAAGTATTGCTCAGCCAACCGATCCCGATACCACTCCCCCTGCTTTCACATCTGCCAGCAAGGTCGATTCCGTCAAGGAAGGGACCCCTCAAGAAACAGTTATTTATACCGCTGAAGCAACAGACGCATCCACACCAATCACATATTCCCTATCAGGAAACGATGCCGCAGACTTTAAAATAGATCCCCAGACAGGCATCATCACAACAAAAACAGACCTGAATCACTCAGAAAAGAATAATTACGACTTTAATGTTGTCGCCACAGACAGCGAAGGAAATTCAGCAACACTGAATCTCAGCCTAGGCATTCTTCCCGGAGGCATTTCCGTTTCCAAAGTAGCCGGAAAAGATTTACTACCAGACAATCCACTGACAGAGTTCAGCGACACGATCAACTGCCCAATCGGCAGCCTTGAACTCAACAGTATCATCCAAGACGGAAGCACAAAAGACAAAGATATCGCCACTATTGATAGCGACAGCAGAGCAAACCTTGAGGATATTATACCTCGAACTTTATTTACCAATATTGAAGAATTTCAGATCAAAGCAGATTCAGACGAAAGCATAGAAATTTCCCTCAAGTCCATTGTCAAAGGGAGCTCTCTGAAAGTCGAAGAAGGCAGCACTTTTAAAGCGGCTACGAAGTTTACTGATTGGCATCAATCAGCTATCACAGATTTTGATTTTTCAGGAATCACAAGCATCTTCGGAATCAGACTTCTGAATGCTGACTCAGGAACACCGGAGAGCAAATCAACTCTTCGTCTCGTCGGATCCGCTGGCCCAGACACCATCGAGGGACTCGCTGGTGATGCAGAGATCTTCGGCAATCTTGGCGCTGACATACTGACGGGCTCAACTGGAGGCAAATCAACAATCACTGGAGGAGCTGGATTGGACATCATTAACTTCCCAAAAACCAACATCCAGAACACAATCAATCTCACGCGTCAGACCACATCAGACAGCCTTGACACCGTGACCGGATTCATAGGTGCGAACAATGCCACAAAGGCCAACGGCAGCTTCGATGTGATTCAAGTGAACGATGGCAGTTTTCCAAATTACGAAGCTGGGGCTGCCATCCAACAGAAGACTGTGACCGAAGCTGGGGCTGCATCAAGCCTCAAGAACACAGTCATCGTGGACACAGAAGCCAGAATCAAAGCGCAAATTTTCCCGAACGAACTCACAGGCCTGCTTGCATTCGCCACTGACACAAGAACACTGCACTTTGCACCAACAGGCAACTTCCCTGCCAACACCCAAGATCTACTTCAACTCGACACAGACGTCTTCTCTGCCAGCGATCAGATCGCAGTCGTCAGCGGGGAAGCTGCATGA
- a CDS encoding 4a-hydroxytetrahydrobiopterin dehydratase codes for MDQWQERKRPVCLERRFEFESYSATRDFLDRLGEHSEATQRFPDISFGRTYVNITLRPEQDGEAAALSEGDRRFAHEIDGLLG; via the coding sequence ATGGATCAGTGGCAGGAACGCAAGCGACCGGTTTGTCTGGAGCGACGGTTCGAGTTTGAAAGCTACAGCGCCACACGGGATTTTCTCGATCGACTCGGTGAGCACAGTGAAGCGACCCAGCGTTTCCCAGATATCAGCTTTGGGCGTACGTACGTAAACATCACCCTGCGGCCGGAGCAGGACGGCGAGGCCGCCGCCCTCAGTGAGGGAGACCGGCGCTTCGCTCACGAGATTGATGGACTCCTCGGTTGA
- the cbbX gene encoding CbbX protein, with amino-acid sequence MDSSVDLASAYADSGVAAVLEQLDRELIGLKPVKTRIREIAALLLVDQARQQLQLPSTAPSLHMSFTGRPGTGKTTVAERMSQILHRLGYLRKGHVVTVTRDDLVGQYVGHTAPKTKEMIKRAMGGVLFIDEAYYLYKPGNERDYGAEAIEILLQEMERQRKDFVVIFAGYGDRMEDFYRSNPGLSSRVAHHLEFPDYSDEELMQIAALLLEDQHYCLSAEAIEAFSEYISRRRQLPFFANARSIRNALDRARLRQANRLFNRMGDRLTREDLITIEAQDIRASRVFQGEVEGHHSRHQSVD; translated from the coding sequence ATGGACTCCTCGGTTGATCTCGCTTCGGCCTATGCCGATTCGGGTGTAGCCGCTGTTCTTGAGCAGCTGGATCGTGAGCTGATTGGACTGAAGCCAGTCAAAACGCGCATTCGCGAGATCGCCGCTCTCCTGCTGGTGGATCAGGCCCGGCAGCAGTTGCAATTGCCCAGCACGGCTCCCAGCTTGCATATGTCATTCACGGGGCGTCCAGGAACCGGTAAAACCACCGTGGCGGAACGGATGTCGCAGATTCTGCACCGCTTGGGCTATCTCCGTAAGGGCCATGTGGTCACGGTGACTCGCGACGATCTTGTCGGTCAGTACGTCGGACACACCGCGCCAAAAACCAAGGAGATGATCAAGCGTGCCATGGGCGGCGTGCTGTTCATCGATGAGGCTTACTACCTCTACAAACCGGGAAATGAACGCGATTACGGGGCCGAGGCGATCGAGATTCTGTTGCAGGAGATGGAACGCCAGCGAAAGGATTTTGTGGTGATTTTTGCTGGCTACGGAGATCGCATGGAAGATTTTTATCGTTCCAATCCAGGCCTTTCATCCCGGGTCGCTCATCATCTCGAGTTCCCTGATTACAGCGATGAGGAACTCATGCAGATCGCCGCTTTACTGCTTGAGGATCAGCACTACTGCCTCAGTGCCGAGGCCATTGAGGCATTCAGCGAATACATCTCTCGTCGCCGTCAGCTTCCGTTTTTCGCCAATGCCCGTTCGATCCGAAATGCACTCGACCGTGCCCGGCTGCGTCAGGCGAATCGTTTGTTCAATCGCATGGGCGACCGTCTTACCCGGGAAGATCTGATCACGATTGAGGCTCAGGACATTCGGGCGAGTCGGGTGTTTCAGGGGGAGGTGGAGGGACATCATTCCCGCCACCAAAGCGTCGACTGA
- a CDS encoding NAD(P)H-quinone oxidoreductase subunit F, which produces MTSELSFPLQTAWLIPIYGFAGMVVSLPWASGWFRRQAHRTAAYLNILLSLLAFVHGSLILQEVFQSGPVDLAFPWLTVADLELDISFSLTLNNLVALELITGLSLFSQVYSLGYMDKEWALARFFALLGFFEGAMSGVVLSDSLFQSYFLLEMLTLSTYLLVGFWYAQPLVVTAARDAFLTKRVGDVLLLMGVVALCSFSGVMGFTDLYAWAARDTLTPLAATLLGLGLIAGPTGKCAQFPMHLWLDEAMEGPNPASILRNSVVVTCGAIVLLKVMPILQYSPVTLVVLLVIGTISAIGGSLVAIAQVDIKRTLSYSTTAHLGLVFIAIALQIPVLALLLLYTHAVSKALLSMSVGGVIASTNCQDITELGGLASRMPATTTSYLVGAAGLVGFLPLGGFLAMAQGIELLSVRSIPFMAVFLITNALTALNLVRVFRHVFLGDSLIKSRRAAEVNWQMALPMVALSVVVVLTPVLLVRLESLEGLLAFPLWAAALVVGSGLIGLVAGGLAPLSKAWSRSLNPLLRAVQDLLAYDFYTESFYRITIVNVVAGFSRLASWFDRNVVDGVLHGVARFSLASADSLKLSVSGQSQSYVLTVLVAIVLFLTSVSWFLT; this is translated from the coding sequence TTGACCTCGGAGCTTTCATTCCCGCTTCAGACCGCCTGGCTGATCCCGATCTACGGATTCGCCGGAATGGTTGTTTCACTCCCGTGGGCCTCCGGTTGGTTCCGCCGGCAAGCCCATCGGACTGCGGCGTACCTGAATATTCTTCTGAGCCTGCTCGCCTTCGTCCACGGCAGCCTGATCCTGCAGGAGGTGTTTCAGAGCGGTCCGGTCGATCTTGCCTTCCCATGGCTCACCGTTGCCGATCTTGAGCTGGACATCAGCTTCAGTCTCACCCTCAACAACCTGGTGGCCCTGGAGCTGATCACAGGCCTGAGTCTCTTTTCCCAGGTGTATTCGCTGGGATATATGGATAAGGAATGGGCTCTGGCGCGATTTTTTGCACTGCTCGGCTTCTTTGAGGGAGCGATGTCAGGGGTGGTGCTCAGTGATTCGTTGTTTCAGAGCTACTTCCTGCTCGAGATGCTCACCCTCTCGACCTATTTATTAGTGGGTTTTTGGTATGCGCAGCCACTGGTTGTCACCGCTGCTCGAGATGCGTTCCTCACCAAGCGCGTTGGTGATGTCTTGCTGCTGATGGGTGTCGTGGCTCTCTGCAGCTTTTCAGGCGTGATGGGATTCACCGATCTCTATGCCTGGGCGGCCCGCGACACCCTCACTCCTTTGGCAGCCACCTTGCTGGGTCTTGGCCTGATTGCGGGGCCGACAGGCAAGTGTGCCCAGTTCCCGATGCACCTCTGGCTCGATGAGGCTATGGAGGGTCCCAATCCCGCCTCGATCCTGCGCAATTCCGTCGTGGTCACCTGTGGAGCCATCGTGCTGCTCAAGGTGATGCCGATTCTTCAGTACTCGCCAGTCACCCTCGTGGTGCTTTTGGTGATCGGAACCATCAGTGCCATCGGCGGGTCTCTGGTGGCGATCGCGCAGGTCGACATCAAACGCACCCTGTCGTATTCGACGACGGCCCATCTGGGACTGGTGTTCATCGCGATTGCTCTGCAGATCCCAGTCCTGGCCTTACTGCTGCTCTACACCCATGCCGTTTCCAAGGCGCTTCTCTCGATGAGCGTGGGTGGGGTCATCGCCTCCACCAACTGCCAGGACATCACCGAGCTGGGCGGTCTCGCCAGCCGCATGCCAGCCACGACAACGTCCTATCTGGTAGGTGCAGCTGGTCTTGTGGGCTTTCTTCCCCTGGGCGGCTTCCTTGCCATGGCCCAGGGCATCGAGCTGCTCAGCGTGCGCTCCATACCGTTCATGGCGGTGTTTCTGATCACCAATGCCCTCACGGCCCTCAATCTGGTGCGCGTCTTTCGGCACGTGTTCCTGGGTGATTCGCTGATCAAGTCGAGGCGTGCAGCTGAAGTGAACTGGCAGATGGCGTTGCCAATGGTCGCTCTCAGCGTGGTGGTGGTGCTCACTCCTGTTCTGCTTGTGCGCCTGGAATCACTCGAAGGACTCCTGGCCTTTCCCCTCTGGGCTGCAGCATTGGTTGTGGGCAGCGGTCTGATCGGTCTCGTGGCTGGTGGCCTGGCTCCGCTCAGCAAAGCCTGGTCCCGTTCGCTCAATCCTCTGTTGCGCGCCGTTCAGGATCTCCTGGCCTACGACTTCTACACCGAGAGCTTCTACAGAATCACCATTGTCAATGTGGTGGCAGGGTTTTCGCGGTTGGCGTCCTGGTTTGACCGCAACGTTGTCGATGGCGTGCTGCACGGTGTGGCCCGCTTCTCCCTCGCCAGTGCCGACAGCCTCAAGCTCAGTGTCAGCGGTCAGAGCCAGTCCTATGTGCTCACGGTTCTTGTGGCCATCGTTCTTTTCCTCACGTCAGTGAGTTGGTTCCTCACCTGA
- a CDS encoding CO2 hydration protein, translated as MTATTTRPLQPPVLPDQEELIRRLLSDTPLLKDTPDHLLQVVNVLESYGIVLDAYSKNLVDQGQKQLLNPFPVMRFFHEGITPKRLWDHLLGDRINFEYAEYCQKAMFWHGTGGLDAYLDSSEFQDACQRIISRKSARDPLIGITNRLYPGFAPESIRSLTTIYCLGLFWRVMSDLFVDLARRYRIGEVACVKDVVHHIRDGLVAAAGSPITYKVVIAGEEIWVLPPEAGLTFLVDVAVPYVEAVFFRGMPFLGTVSYNAQARQISPDISDFKYGALYADPIPSMGAGIPPSLCMQDMYRHLPDELTRWYDDHARGQVDVHVQICVSFQKSMFCVTNGAIAGTMPHSLDTNDPSEQAANHSYAKSWAGRLMGCQRVALL; from the coding sequence ATGACTGCAACCACCACGCGTCCGCTTCAACCCCCAGTTCTGCCGGATCAGGAGGAACTGATCCGGCGTCTTCTTAGTGACACCCCGTTGCTCAAGGACACGCCGGACCACCTGCTTCAGGTGGTGAATGTGCTGGAAAGCTATGGGATCGTTCTCGACGCCTACAGCAAAAATCTGGTGGATCAGGGGCAGAAGCAGCTGCTCAACCCGTTCCCCGTGATGCGCTTCTTTCATGAGGGAATCACGCCAAAGCGTCTTTGGGATCATCTGCTTGGAGACCGCATCAATTTCGAATACGCCGAGTACTGCCAGAAAGCCATGTTCTGGCATGGCACTGGTGGTTTGGATGCCTATCTCGACAGTTCTGAGTTTCAGGATGCCTGTCAGCGAATCATCAGTCGCAAGTCGGCGCGGGACCCGTTGATTGGAATCACCAACCGTTTGTATCCGGGCTTCGCTCCGGAATCGATTCGCTCGCTCACCACGATCTATTGCCTGGGCCTGTTCTGGCGTGTGATGAGCGATTTATTTGTTGATCTGGCTCGGCGCTATCGCATCGGCGAGGTGGCCTGCGTCAAGGATGTTGTGCATCACATCCGCGATGGTCTTGTTGCAGCAGCCGGCAGTCCAATCACTTACAAGGTTGTGATTGCTGGGGAAGAGATCTGGGTGCTTCCTCCGGAAGCTGGGCTCACCTTTCTTGTTGATGTCGCCGTGCCGTATGTGGAGGCCGTGTTTTTCCGTGGCATGCCATTCCTCGGCACGGTGTCGTACAACGCCCAGGCTCGTCAGATCTCACCGGACATCAGTGATTTCAAGTACGGAGCTCTTTACGCAGACCCAATCCCCAGCATGGGAGCAGGCATCCCGCCCAGTCTCTGCATGCAGGACATGTATCGGCATCTGCCGGACGAACTCACCCGTTGGTACGACGACCATGCCCGAGGGCAGGTGGACGTTCATGTGCAGATCTGCGTGAGTTTCCAGAAATCAATGTTCTGCGTGACCAATGGAGCCATTGCCGGCACGATGCCACATTCCCTCGACACGAATGATCCAAGTGAACAGGCGGCCAACCATTCCTATGCGAAATCCTGGGCTGGTCGCCTGATGGGCTGCCAAAGGGTCGCTCTTCTTTGA